In Erigeron canadensis isolate Cc75 chromosome 8, C_canadensis_v1, whole genome shotgun sequence, the DNA window GTGTGCAAAGTGCTCGAATTAGTTAGAAAGGAAAAGTTGCATGCAAAATTCACCAAGTACAAAGTTGTGGTTGAAAGAGGTCTACTTTCTTGGTCACGTGGTGAGCAAGGATGATTATCATGTGAGTCCAAGCAAGATAGAGGTGCTCAAGAATTAGAGACAACCCGAGATGCCAGACTTAAATTGGCAGGTTGTCATAAAGGAGTAATTGAAGGATTCCTCTAGATTTACACAACCGATTACTCTCTTGACTCAAAGAGAGAGGAGAATTAAATGGGGCAAGAGACAAGAATGAGCCTTCCAAATTCTCAAGGATACCTGGGATAAGTCAACATTTTTGAAGAGTCTTTCAACATGCAATGGGTGCTTGACTCAATATGAGTACGACACTTCATCCTCAAACAGATGGACAAGTGAAAGAACGATACGAACGCTAGTAGATTAGATGGGAGCGTATGCTATTGACTTTAGTGGAAGTTGGGAAAGCTCATTTACCGATGATTGAACTCTCGTACAATATTAATTATCCCATGGGTAATATAAAGTGGCCCCGTTAGAGCACCTTATTTGTGCATTACATAAGTGAATGGCAGACCCCACTTTTCATGTGTTGATGAACAAGGACCAAGTAGAAAAAAGCTTAAACTTGTTGAAGAACCAGTAAAACTCTAGATAATGAAGTCGGGAAACTAAAGAATAAACATTACACGATTTCCTAAGTTAAATAGCTGATACTAAACGTAGAGCCGATTTCACTTCGGGGCGAGAGAATCCTACGAGGTCTAAGTACCCACATTTGTTTAATGATTAGCGTTttgttgaatttcgggacgaaattcttttaacggggaAATTAACATCCGTCAATTTTGACCGTTTGACTTTTCAGGCAATTTGACTAATAACTTAAattgttaatgaaaatatttttgttttgagaCATTATGACTAGTGACATGCTTCACGGGTCAAATTATCGACTTATTATGTGACACGATAACTAacattgattaaataaactagaAGTTTGGATGGGTCAACCCATAGGTCTAACCCTAACCCATGACCCACAAGAATTACCAACCCTATCCACTTTCCCCTACCATATCCATTCATTTTCCATcttctctatctctctctctctctctctctctctctcttcctcTTGCAAGAACACACACATcatctcactctctctctagaaGTTCATCACCATTATTGTCTTTTAAAGCAAGATTTTTACAAGAAACATTACCATCTTCATTTTATCTATAACATATCAAAAAAATTTGGGTTTCAACGTGCAAGAGTTCTTCATTTCCGGGTCAATTTCAGGTTCAAACTTTtggtggaagatttggtaagtcaaactcatctcatattcatCATTATAAGTTTGTTAAATGTTTCTAGTTGTATCAAGTGTTTTCGAGTCACAAATCGAGTCAAAAACGGATTTGGagtgaattagggttttggttgatTTAGGGGTGTGATTTGGTCTTTGATTATGTTATGGAAGAGTTTGGATGATGGGTTTTGGTCAAATTATGTTAGTAATATGTTTGGTAGCTTCAAAATGGTTCCAAAATGGTTAAAAAACGATTTGGGGTggattttgatgtcaaaaaccctttttttttctgatCTGGGCTTGGTCTCGCCGAGCCCAATGTTGGGCTTGTCGAGATTGGGTTCCAGAATGGAAAATGCAGATTTTGGTGTTGGGCTTGTCGAGCCCAATGTTGGGGTCGTCGAGATCGTGAGGCAGAATGGGTTAAATCttgaaatgaccataactttcaAATCGTAACTCTGTTTTTGACATATGACCTATCATTGGAATTGTatgagagtctactttctcatagttttattaatttaggATGAATTTTTCCCCATCTCTAAAAATGTCGAGTCAAAGTGTCTTACTCTTATTCGGAAAGATTGTATGAGCGTTTGTGGGTTTGTGACTCAACTTAAACTTACTAAACCTATTTGGAAACATTGATAGGTGGTGGACATGTAACGATCATTGGGCATTTATAACTCTTTGCTAACTCGTTGTTGTTGCTTGGAaaccaaggtgagttccgtagctccctactcgcttgagattcgggctggaaaGTGTACAACTACTTGTTTAGTCATTTGATTGTCTGATTTACTTGTTTGACGGTTTATCCGTTACTTGGTTGGTTTTGCGCATGTTTGTAACATTATGATTGTTTAGGATAGTTGTGCCTACAGGAAGTCAATTATGCTTTTCAAAGGGTTTTAGATGTgatgggaaggctgcgggtgaccctatatataagcagcTAGGACTTGATGAAATCAAAATCCTTTGAAGTGTAGATACGTGTTGTGTTGTGGAATGGTTGGATATTGGATTGTGTTTGGAATGGACATATACGCATTGTTACATGCAATGTATAcctatttatgcgctttacacacAACGTATACTTATGCGCTTTAGACGCAAtgtatacttatttatgcgctttacacgcaacgtatACTTATTTGTGTGCTTTACACACAACATACacttatttatgcgctttacacgtaACGTATTCTTATTTATGCACTTTACACGCAAtgtatacttatttatgcgctttacacgcaacgtatACTTACCTATGTGCTTTGCACGCAATGTATACTTAtttacgcgctttacacgcaatcATACTTTATTCGTGTGGGTATACACAAGGATAATTTATTTGTGTGGTACACACGCAAGCTTACTTTAATTGTTGCATATGATGATTGTTGAGAGACACACATGATATACTCGCATACATTGCTTGGTCATATCTCATGCACGTTTACTACATACATCCTTATTGTCTCACATATTCTTTGATATGGACATCAATTATGCATAATCGTGACACACATTCCTCATCATTGTTGATACATTATTGGCTTGTTATGTGATGAAGTTTACTATTAGTTTACCTATCTTGGTTGACCTTGTGCCTTGTAAAGGCTACTTGTAAGACATTACTTATTTTTCCTTCTACATATCGCGATTGTTGACGATGGCTCCATGTGATCCATCactacaaactcaccaacctagtgttgaccttgtttagtgcacttttcTGGTATTCGTGTGAAGTTGGAGACTTGATGGCTTTTTGTTGAGCTTGCTAGAGTTGGGACTCAGACTTTCATGAATCCGTTATCCGTTTGTCCATGTAGGGATTAGGCTTCGGACCTTATGAATTCAATTGTcttgtcttgaatctttttaATGACTTCTTGATTACTTTGCATTTGATACTTTAAATGTTGTTTTGGATTCACTGAatccttttatttcatatagttTGTGTGCTACGATAATTCCACTGTGTGCTATATAATTTCAGTGACATTCTGGGCTCTAgttcggggtgttacagatacTGTCCAACACTTGATCGACGGTCATTGGTGGTTTAGGGTTAGTGACATTTGATGAAGACGCCATCTCAGATGTATAAAAGTTGGTGTTTTGAGATGTAAAAATTCATATTTAGGAGCTAGTATTTAAAGATAAACTACAAGACACTCCTTCAGCGTTCAAGTTCAAAGTACTTACACAATTAGTCCCTCCAACGGCCGAATTCAACATATTTACACTTCCAGCCCCTCAAACGaccaaaattcaaaaacatttacacttaAAGTCCCTGAATGGCTAGCTTGATCGTCACTCTATATCTGTAATACTTTACAGGGGATTAGAGgaagaaagaaactgaagttagGATCTTTACAACTGTTCGTGGGCAATGGTCTACCGGCAGCTGTAGAAGAAATAGGCGACTTTCATTTAGTTTTACCTACTGACTTAGTTATTTTGTTAGACAATTGTCACTGTGCACcatctattactagaggtgtcatttttgtttctttgttgaaagacaacaaattcattaatgtttttaatgattatggtatttcagtttctcgaaataatgttcattattttaatgCTATTGCTTGTAatggtatttttgaaattgatatgcatggttgtgattcaaatgataattcaatgtataatgttcgCAAAAGAGTCAAGCCCAACTTGGACTACTaatctttggcattgtcgtcttgctcatgttggcaagaaacgcattgaaagacttcgacgtgaagggatcttacaatcaaatgatgaatcatttgacaagtGCGTGTCTTGTGTTTCCGGCAAAATGACAAGAAAACCTTTTCCGCATAAACCGGAGATGGCTAAAGAGCTACTTGGACTTATACATACCGATGTATGTGggccatttagacatgtgtcaaggaaaggtgctATAGCTACTTCATCACTTTTatggatgatttcagtcgttatggttatgtttacttgcttaaacataaacatgaagtctttgaaacatttaaagagtttaaaaatgaaatagaaaatcaactcggtaaaaccatatATCTTGATTcctcgttcggatcgaggtggggaatacttaagccaagagtttaaggattatctaaaagcttatgGAATTattcaacagcttactcctccatatactccacAACATAATGGTGTATCTGAGAGGAGGAAttgaaccttgctagacatggtgagatcAATGATGAACCTTATGACTCTCCCATTTTCATTTTgtgattatgctctagagactgcggTACGCAtcctcaatatggttccaaccaagaaggttgacaagacaccgcatgaattgttGCATGGAagtgtccctaatttgtcttacttaaggatctggggatgtgaggcacttgtgaagcgagACACCCCTGACAAACTTCAACATAGATCagttaagtgcatctttgtaggatacccaaaggaaacaattggttactacttctactttcctacggaCAACACTGTTAAAGTTGCTagatatgctgagttctttgaaaagaatcTCATCACTCATGAAAATAGTGGGAGGATTGTCGAACATGATGAGACTCGAGAAGAAGATGTATCACCTTCTGAAAATACTAGCGATAATCAACTTGGGGagaaaatgttcaaagtgatgaacctcaagttgAAGATAATGTGATTCcaattcgtaggtcctcaaggacaatacgtgtcGTGAAAGAGTAAATCTTAATattgagtctgaagaacacgtatTAGGAGACttaaatgaacctcctaatttcaaagctgcattatcagatccgggaTCTGACAAATgacttgaagctgcgaatgtggaaatgaaatccatgaaagtctggagcttggttgaccTTCCACCTAATGGTAGAATcattgggtgtaaatggatcatcaagaagaaGACTCACATGGAtagaaatgtacacacctataaagctcgtttCGTGGCGAAAGGCTATACTCAGCTCTATGGAGTTGACTACGAGAAAACCTTCTCTCCCGtagcggacattagagctattaggaatAAGAATTGACACATTACATGTAAATAACGATATCAAAAACAATTAGGACGAAATACAATGATACCTATGAAATAATTGATATTTCCACTTTAATTCTACAAGCTATATTaacttataacttttatatataaatgtatagtGCCGAAATTTTAACATAATGAGAAACGTACATGGCATGCTAGTTATCTTATGTATTCATATTCGTAGTAGAAGATCTTTTACACGCTTATAATTAAACGGTGTTTATTTATTGTAGAGGATACCTATTTCCGTATACCGTCTAGCAGAGGCTCACGATAAAGTGGGTATCACGATAAAGATGATGTACATTAAGGCCTAGGTGGACACTTCATACACATGTGGGGATAGTCTTGGAGAAACAAAGAGCTCAAGCGAAGAAGCTTTGACATTTGAAAATCCAGGGCTTTCAGTCATGTCAATCTGATCATCTGATGGATTTTGGAACTCAAATCCATGTATTATATTGGCCAATATCAACTGCATTGCTTCAAGAGAAAAAGCGATTCCCGGGCATATTCTTCTACCACTGCTAAAGGGGATTAACTCGAAATGTTGACCCTTGACGTCAATTTCCTTTTTGGTTGTCAAGAATCTTTCTGGTTGGAATTCAAATGGATCAGTCCATACTTCAGGATCATGTTGAATTTTCCATAGATTTACCAAAAGGCGAGTCCCTTTAGGGATAGTGTAGCCACCGACAATGCAGTCGTCGGTGGAAACATGAGGAAGAGAAAGTGGTATTGCTGGATAAAGTCGCATCGTTTCTTTTATAATTGCTTGAAGATAGACCAAGTTCTTCAAATCCGACTCCTCAACAATTCTATCATTTCCCACATATTTTTCGAGCTCTTTTTGGGATTTTTTCAGCACAAGAGGATTGTTGACTAATAAAGCTAAAGCCCATGTTAGAGTCGCGCTTGTCGTGTCAGTGGATGCTATTAACAAGGCCTAAAAGCAAGAAATgcaatttatgtttatttacatCACACAATTACTGTGAATAACAATATTAGGATTACAATTTACATACCATGCATGTCGCTTTCACGACCACATCAGCGCTGAATCCACGAAGATCCTCTTTTGGTTCTTTAAGACGGGATAACAACATGGCCATGAAGTCCTGGTGTGTGCTCTCATTTACCTGCTGCTTATGCTCTTCCAACCAACCACTGATCAGAGCATCAATCTCTATTGctgtcttcttcatcatcttctcgTATCCCCCTAAGTCTAACCACCTCAAGCCTGGAATAGCATCAGATGGCACAAAGGCACCAAATAGTACAAAAAACTGCCTAATGGCCTTCTTGAATTGATCTTCATTTTGTTGACCCTGGGAAAAACGGACGCCAAATATCACCCTCACAGCATAATTCAGCATTAAGTTTCCAAACCATTCTTTCATATCAACTTTTGTCATTTCAGAAGACCCTTCATTTCTCTTACAAATTCTATGCATTTCTAATATGGACGAGTTCACTTCAGATATTCGGATATGTGCTAACTTTTTAAGGTACTGTTGGGACAACAGTTCAAGCACAATTATCTTGCGCATCTCACGCCAATATGGACCATATGGCGCAAGGCCAACAGTAGCATAGTTGTAGGCCATTAGCTCGCTTGCCATGGCTTTTGGTCGGCTAGCAAAAACTCTGTCGTTCGTAGTTAAGCACTGTTTGGCCATTGCTGAATTGCTAACTATTAAAACAGGATGCACACCAAGCTTTATAGTGAAAATGGGTCCAAACTTGTCAGCCATAGACCCAAACAGTTTGTGATGCACTTGAGAACCAGCTAAAAGATGCAAGTGACCAATTATCGGCCATGACCCCGCAGCTTCCGGTACTTTCTTTCCCTTTCCGTTATTGCTGCTATTGGCTCGAGCTTTTATCCATGCCAAATGACCAAAGACCAGTAAACAAAATATGGTGGCTACCGAGAATATGAAAGATAGAGGTAAATCCATAACGATATTTTCTGTGCATAAAAGGGGTTAGTATATACTTGAAGAAGGTGAGAAAACGTTAATGTCTGATTATATAGATAAGTTAGAGCTGGCACAGGTTACACGAAACCTTTTAAGTCAAACACAAACATGACATTATAACTAATTGTGtcaatttttttccaaaaatgaaCACGGCATGAATTCAACTGCTTACACAattatacctatatatatatatatatatatatatatatatatggggaaaagTGAAAATATGGTTATCATGCATGTACCCAAGCTTAGGTATAGATCCcctcacatatcaatattttaatatttgttataaaattaataaatcacatggcccccatgattttgaTGGTATAAAAAAATGgcatgtgaggggttctataccAAACTTAACTACATGATAGCCACATATTCCTttccctcatatatatatatataatatatatattcgagAACCCCATTTTTacaagaaccatgagaactcctAAATTATATATTCGATCAcatgtttttaaagtttattcaCATGTCAAACGTTATGAAAATGTATGTGGTATAACATAACTTTTTAAGGATCAGGGCCAAAAGTGTTGACGGAGGCAAAAAAATTTGGACTGAAAGTGTAATTAGGAAAGTTAGGGACAAAACCTGCAAGTAGCGATTGACGACAGATGTTCAATACCTAACTTTAGTTACATGGCAACCACATGTTCtcatttctcatatatattatatattccaaCGGGTCTTAATTAACGGGTCAACGTGTGCGTCTTAAATGGTTTCTGGGTTTTATTAACAGGTTCCTTAATATGTATTAACAAGTATTATTAACAGGTTGATATTagcatttttttttgaacggctataaattttattaccaaaaCTTCGGCAAACGCCAAAGCAAGAAACAATTACATAAATATTACAATAACAAAGACGGACTCATTGATCATAACGACCAAGAGAAATTATGCTTATTACTACGACTAGAGAACCACATATACGACAAGGAAACAATAGAGTGAAAGACAACGACACTACTTTCCATACCCCGTTATAGAGAGTCTGATTTCTGTGTTTCCACAATGACCACCACCATACAAAATACGTCGCCTCCAACAaccttttaaacttttttggATACAAATTGTTTTGTATCCATTCTAAAATTATGGCAGTTCGATCCTTAGAGATATCCATATGAAGCCATTTTGTTATCAGGTTATAAACTTCCGCGGCAAAAGACCATGTAACAAAAGTATGGACAGAATTTTCTACATGAGCTAAACATATTGGACAAGAGATAGATGAAATATCCAAACCTCTTCGACTTAGATTAAATCGAGAAGGTAGTCGATCTCTTACTAACCTCCACAAAAAGACATTAATCTTCTTTGGGACTAAAGGATTCCATCTCGTGTTAATCGGCTCACTAGGGAGAAGAGCATGATCAATGATGGGGCGAAGCTGTCGGACCGAAAAAGAATCCTGCCCAGTTACATTCCACATCCAACTATCATCTCGATCTGTCAGATGAATAAACTGTTCATCCTCCACCCCTGATCGGATACCCCTGCGCCATTTCCACACCCACCCACCCTCACATAACGTAACCGAGTACATATTTTAGCATTTTTATTCATTTCCAAAGCATATAATCGGATACCCCTAGCAGATATTAACGGGTCTTAAGAGGTTAATTCGTATCCTAACAGAATAGGTCTTAACAAGTTACACGTTAAGAATTAATAGTGTATCTTACTGTATATCTTATTGAGGAACCTATTAAGACATGAAATTTTTTTCGTTTTAGTTTTTCTGAGCATAAACACTACACGGAAAGTGTTAAgatcaaatataaaaattattaatttcgTTGATTTGTGTATGTAGTTTTCGTGTCAACATTGCGGGCTCTAAAATAAGTGGTTCATGTTATCTTAACAAGTAATTTTAGATGTGATTGACTAACTTTTGTAGATATCATAGCATCAGTCGGCACCTACCCCGTATGAAGGATGGAAGAAGAAATGTGATCCTGTCAATATTCAAAATCTCATATTCAAATAGGGAAAAATTTGTGTGactaaaaataacatattatttGACTTTTAATGTTATTCAGCTACTACTATTTCTAGGTCAACATTAAGACTTTTCTAACAactgaaaaaataattaagctTAAACTAACAAGATAcgcgcgcaatgcggcggtggttgtgGCGGTAACGGTGTAGTGGCGGGGGAGACTATTGGTAGtggcggcgtcgagtggtgtaaatagttgatgtaaaaagttaatggagatattttagataaatgactgatattgtaatttaatcattaatggtattttagataatttctccataacttttaaagagatgattgttttatttatttactcgtattaaatagtataaaagtatagattaggtgtataaGGAAATTAGTTttaagaaataagggtattttgagtataaaaaagtgttgaatttcctaaaataagagaggtcaatatgctttataagagGTTATAGATATGGTCATGGATAGTCTGAGTTTTGATTTAGCAACTTGAACTTGGCTAATTATAGGGTCGAGCTATTATCGAGTTTGATCCCAGAGTCTCATTGAtttcttttaattctttttgaGCTTGCAAAGCCTAAACTTAAATTCGAAATATTGATCTCGTGTGCATGTTGGTTGGTGTACTGTGGTGCTGATATGGTCATATGGCGCAGATGTATTACACCACTTAATATGATGGCGTAAACCATTACTAATGCTCTTAGTTAGCATCTTTATAGGAACTCATTTATTTCCCTATTCTTCCAATCACATCAACACCAAAGCATATTTTTACTAATATCTCactatttttcatttattctttcattattttattatttcatattcTTTTACATAAAcacatatgtatttttattagatataaacacattacaataataaataaaataaatgaaactttttaattattaataactttaaaaagtcaaacttttaaTCAAAGTATATCAAAGTTTAAGGGTTAATTTAGAACTATCAAAACTTTCAAACATTAATCTAATCTATATATAGAAAggttattttgagaatcttTAAAAAGGCAGAAACCTTTAAAActtttttccatcaataattacAAGGgtaatattgtatttttatattagcattaattaaattaataaaaataataaaaataataaatggtTGTGCATGCACATATGATCACTAatatatgggaagtgatattcgtaccatttattttgattgatgTACCACAACTGTGTATTTCCGGCTTATACTGTCagctatacaaaatatatacattgtggtacattaatcaaagatagtggtacaaatatcacttcccctAATATATACACATGTGATCACTAACTAATATAATTTCATTCATGGTCATAGCCGTGATCACCAACTAATTTATTTTCATTCATATGTGATCATAATTGTACAAATGTGTACATGTTCACAAACACAATGGGTGCGTTTGGTAAAATTAGCTGATAACTGTTAGCTGGTGGCTAGTAGCTGAAAGCTGGTAGCTATAACTAAAAGTTGGAGGCTGTAGCTATTAGATAAATTTAGGTGTTTGGCATAGTAGTTGTAGCtgttaataatatatgtaaaatgacaaaaatagacATACTGTTGAGttatggattcgctgagagactcagcgagTGACTCGTTCAGCGAGCGCCTGCATCTGCAAGCACGATCTATCTtcaagtctaaaggatatgttcgaTGACTCACAGtccagtatttgtaagtcaaatatgagcgggaaatTGAAGAtaagaagaatggtcccaaggacacgtgttgcaagatcaagatgaagccatgtgaccttgtactattTCTGTGCAATAGaatttctctttcataccgtttttggaaacaaacaagatgaagaaaagagatctctgcagatctgaattatccaccaatagatagttgacaaccttcatgtgtcaacatctactagggttgtcatgtgattccttatctgcctataaaaggaatcacttgacctagccaccagtgggggttggtgtgttccacattctttactttattctctttgcttatttgttaagtttttgtgtgttcaaaaacttaacgaatcttttttttgttgttgtaaaacaaccatccatgttttcatcgtttaatttgtaatacatataactaaactaattctttacttctcatctctattcttgttacttcatatttacattataaGTTAGTAAATCAAACACAAATAGTGCATTCGAGGACCATCACATACACATAATTTCTTTCATAATTAAATATCGCACGGTCATTT includes these proteins:
- the LOC122580414 gene encoding cytochrome P450 CYP82D47-like, yielding MDLPLSFIFSVATIFCLLVFGHLAWIKARANSSNNGKGKKVPEAAGSWPIIGHLHLLAGSQVHHKLFGSMADKFGPIFTIKLGVHPVLIVSNSAMAKQCLTTNDRVFASRPKAMASELMAYNYATVGLAPYGPYWREMRKIIVLELLSQQYLKKLAHIRISEVNSSILEMHRICKRNEGSSEMTKVDMKEWFGNLMLNYAVRVIFGVRFSQGQQNEDQFKKAIRQFFVLFGAFVPSDAIPGLRWLDLGGYEKMMKKTAIEIDALISGWLEEHKQQVNESTHQDFMAMLLSRLKEPKEDLRGFSADVVVKATCMALLIASTDTTSATLTWALALLVNNPLVLKKSQKELEKYVGNDRIVEESDLKNLVYLQAIIKETMRLYPAIPLSLPHVSTDDCIVGGYTIPKGTRLLVNLWKIQHDPEVWTDPFEFQPERFLTTKKEIDVKGQHFELIPFSSGRRICPGIAFSLEAMQLILANIIHGFEFQNPSDDQIDMTESPGFSNVKASSLELFVSPRLSPHVYEVST
- the LOC122610613 gene encoding uncharacterized protein LOC122610613, which produces MYSVTLCEGGWVWKWRRGIRSGVEDEQFIHLTDRDDSWMWNVTGQDSFSVRQLRPIIDHALLPSEPINTRWNPLVPKKINVFLWRLVRDRLPSRFNLSRRGLDISSISCPICLAHVENSVHTFVTWSFAAEVYNLITKWLHMDISKDRTAIILEWIQNNLYPKKFKRLLEATYFVWWWSLWKHRNQTLYNGVWKVVSLSFTLLFPCRICGSLVVVISIISLGRYDQ